One genomic segment of Thunnus albacares chromosome 18, fThuAlb1.1, whole genome shotgun sequence includes these proteins:
- the sec31a gene encoding protein transport protein Sec31A isoform X2 has product MKLKEIKRTSIQSWSPAQHHPIYLATGTSAQQLDASFSTNASLEFFELDLAEPSLDMKSCGSLSTSHRYHKLVWAPYGMDNQSHPSGVLIAGGENGNVILYDPAKIMAGESDVVIAESERHTGPVRALDVNPFQTNLVASGGNESEIYIWDMNNFGSPMTPGPKTQPLEDISCVSWNRQVQHILASASPSGRASVWDLRKNDLIIKVSDHSNRMHCSGLAWNPEVATQLVLSSEDDRMPVIQMWDLRFATSPLKILENHTRGVLSIAWSLADPELLLSCGKDNRILCWNPNTAEVLYELPTSSQWCFDIQWCPRNPAVLSAASFDGYIDIYSIMGGSNQAQSQRQADQISNSFGNMDPFGTGQTLPPLQLPQTAAPPATVNPLKKPPKWIRRPVGASFAFGGKLVSLENTKPNPQQPQQPASHVVHVSQVVTETAFLKRSDQLQATLSAGSFVDFCQEKVDAAENEFERTVWSFLKANFESDIRSKFLELLGYNKEELALKISAALEEKPADPPKVDVPAPASVQPVADLSVMPPVADLSLAPPVADLSLAPPIADLSLAPPVADLSFAPPVADLSFAPPVADLSFVPPVDTPEAAFDMIAAANLQPAATLELDSSAPDPDTEEPAAADPEDALTGEPEANVDQVLPEEAEEKAEEDVEVEAEEDVKVEAVEEVEEKAEEEAKVEEEEEIPLEEETAAPVEEELSPAETSAPVEEPAEVPAPAPAPAPAPAPAPAPAEGVSLSISQDVDGLITQALLTGDFEGAVELCLHDNRMADSIILAIAGGADLLERTQKKYFTKTHSKITKLISAVVMKDWHDILKTCELQNWKEALAAVMTYAQPEEFSSLCDLLGGRLEAAQDAQLQAQACLCYICAGNVEKLVSCWTRAQDGHCPLSLQDLVEKVVVMRRAVELTQRSGPAAIGILLAEKMSQYANLLASQGSLSTAITYLPDNTNQVAVQQLRDRLSRALGQQQAAAAVVAPAAPVQTPRAQTRMPAPQAQHISTPLPRHPFTPVQPAMVPQPSVAPPAPMPTPASAPAQPQPQYYQPVRAASTVTSWSNQTPTALPNVPPPPQVGTASDQQVEPSSPYGLPASGPATAPPPASTTPAYMYSHQYQPYPQVNQYPPGAGGAPIYNPLQYSSAAPPPAEPPGFLSQYTHPVPSQSAPFYPGQPPISQCLSSSVPSNRPFFPTAPSSSSSSFVAPPSSGASFQHGGPGSPVSYMPPPPPPSGVSGPQNGWNDPPALSRPLKKKQVPEHYTPPAPITAPIMAPLGGDPQAQPVSSGAPQAMVQGPQGVQGPHGVQAPYSGMHQQQQQQQQQQQQLPPQTMNPAMPKTSMEGAPGAPTGDVIQPLQSIPAEKIMKKPIPDEHLVLKTTFEGLIQKCLAVATDPQTKRKLDDANKRLEALYDKLREQTLSPAIVGGLHNIARSIESRSYTEGLNIHTHIVSSSNFSETSAFMPVLKVVLTQANKLGV; this is encoded by the exons atGAAACTTAAAGAGATCAAGCGTACATCCATCCAGAGCTGGAGTCCTGCACAGCACCACCCCATCTACCTGGCAACAG GAACATCAGCCCAGCAGCTGGATGCCTCCTTCAGCACTAATGCCTCCTTGGAGTTTTTTGAGCTGGATTTAGCTGAACCATCACTGGACATGAAATCATGTGGCAGCTTGTCCACCTCTCACAG ATACCACAAACTGGTTTGGGCTCCCTATGGAATGGACAACCAAAGTCACCCATCCGGGGTCCTCATCGCAGGAGGCGAGAACGGCAACGTCATCCTGTACGACCCTGCGAAGATCATGGCGGGAGAGAGCGACGTGGTCATCGCCGAGAGCGAGCGGCACACGGGACCAGTGAGAGCGCTCGATGTCAACCCTTTCCAG ACAAACCTGGTTGCATCAGGCGGGAATGAGTCTGAAATCTATATCTGGGATATGAATAACTTCGGCTCTCCAATGACACCGGGACCTAAAACTcag CCTCTGGAGGACATCAGCTGTGTGTCATGGAACAGACAGGTGCAACACATCCTGGCGTCTGCCAGCCCCAGCGGCCGAGCCTCAGTGTGGGACCTCCGCAAGAACGACCTCATTATTAAAGTCAGCGACCACAGCAACAGA ATGCATTGCTCTGGACTGGCTTGGAACCCAGAAGTGGCCACTCAGCTGGTCTTGTCCTCCGAGGACGATCGGATGCCGGTCATCCAGATGTGGGATTTACGTTTTGCTACCTCTCCTCTCAAGATTTTAGAGAATCATACACG GGGTGTCCTGTCCATCGCCTGGAGTTTGGCTGATCCCGAGCTGCTACTGAGTTGCGGGAAGGACAACAGGATACTGTGCTGGAATCCAAACACAGCAGAG GTGCTGTACGAGTTGCCCACCAGCAGCCAGTGGTGCTTCGACATCCAGTGGTGCCCCAGGAACCCTGCCGTGCTGTCGGCCGCGAGCTTTGACGGATACATCGACATCTATTCCATCATGGGAGGCAGCAACCAGGCGCAGAGCCAGAGACAGGCCGACCAG ATTAGTAACTCGTTCGGTAACATGGATCCTTTCGGGACGGGACAAACGTTGCCGCCGCTGCAGCTGCCTCAGACCGCTGCTCCTCCAGCGACAGTCAACCCCCTGAAGAAGCCCCCCAAGTGGATCCGCAGACCCGTAGGAGCATCGTTCGCT TTCGGCGGGAAGCTGGTATCTCTGGAGAACACAAAGCCGAACCCTCAGCAGCCTCAGCAGCCCGCTTCACACGTCGTACACGTCAGCCAGGTCGTTACGGAAACGGCCTTTTTGAAGCGATCCGATCAGCTGCAGGCCACCCTGAGCGCTGGCAGCTTTGTGGATTTCTGCCAGGAGAAGGTCGACGCAGCCGAAAATGAGTTTGAAAGGACGGTTTGGTCTTTCCTCAAG gCTAATTTTGAAAGTGATATCCGCAGCAAGTTCCTGGAACTTCTGGGCTACAACAAAGAGGAGCTAGCTTTAAAG ATTTCAGCAGCACTAGAGGAAAAGCCTGCTGATCCTCCAAAG GTGGACGTGCCCGCTCCAGCCAGCGTGCAGCCTGTTGCAGACCTCAGCGTCATGCCGCCCGTTGCAGATCTCAGCTTGGCGCCGCCTGTCGCAGACCTCAGCTTGGCGCCGCCCATCGCAGACCTCAGCTTGGCGCCGCCTGTCGCAGACCTCAGCTTTGCGCCGCCGGTTGCAGACCTCAGCTTTGCGCCGCCGGTTGCAGACCTCAGCTTTGTGCCGCCTGTCGACACTCCAGAGGCAGCGTTCGACATGATTGCCGCTGCGAACCTTCAGCCAGCCGCCACGCTCGAACTGGACTCCTCCGCTCCTGACCCCGACACCGAGGAGCCAGCCGCAGCAGATCCAGAGGACGCTCTTACTGGTGAACCAGAGGCAAATGTGGACCAGGTTCTCCCagaggaggctgaggagaaGGCTGAGGAGGATGTTGAGGTGGAGGCTGAGGAGGATGTCAAGGTGGAGGCTGTGGAGGAGGTTGAGGAGAAGGCTGAGGAGGAGGCtaaggtggaggaggaggaggagatccCCTTGGAAGAG GAGACGGCAGCACCGGTGGAAGAGGAGCTCAGTCCCGCTGAGACCTCTGCTCCAGTCGAGGAGCCCGCTGAGGTTCCAGCTcctgctccagctccagctccagctccagctcctgcTCCAGCTCCTGCAGAAGGAGTCAGTCTCAGCATCAGTCAAG ACGTGGACGGACTGATCACACAAGCTCTGCTGACTGGAGACTTTGAGGGAGCTGTGGAGCtctgtctccatgacaaccgTATGGCAGACAGCATCATCCTGGCCATCGCCGGCGGGGCCGACCTCTTGGAGAGAACCCAGAAGaagtatttcacaaaaacacacagcaagatTACCAAG CTGATCAGTGCAGTGGTGATGAAGGACTGGCACGACATCCTGAAGACGTGCGAGCTGCAGAACTGGAAGGAGGCTCTGGCTGCTGTCATGACCTACGCTCAGCCCGAGGagttctcttctctctgtg ACCTTCTCGGGGGCAGACTGGAGGCAGCGCAGGACGCCCAGCTTCAAGCTCAGGCCTGTCTGTGTTACATCTGTGCCGGTAACGTGGAGAAACTCGTGTCTTGCTGGACCAGAGCGCAGGACGGACACTGTCCACTCTCTCTGCAG GACCTGGTGGAGAAAGTGGTGGTGATGCGTCGTGCGGTCGAGCTGACTCAGCGCTCTGGTCCCGCTGCTATCGGCATCCTGCTGGCTGAGAAGATGAGCCAGTACGCCAACTTACTGGCCTCCCAGGGCAGCCTGTCCACCGCCATCACCTACCTGCCTGACAACACCAACCAG GTCGCCGTGCAGCAGCTTCGCGACCGACTCAGTCGGGCTCTCGGGCAGCAGcaggcggcggcggcggtggtcGCCCCTGCGGCTCCGGTTCAGACCCCGAGAGCTCAGACTCGGATGCCGGCTCCTCAGGCTCAGCACATCTCAACTCCTCTGCCCCGGCACCCGTTCACTCCGGTCCAGCCTGCCATGGTGCCTCAGCCCAGCGTAGCACCTCCAGCTCCCATGCCTACACCTGCCTCCGCACCAGCGCAACCGCAGCCGCAGTATTACCAACCA GTGAGGGCTGCCTCCACTGTCACCTCCTGGAGTAACCAAACTCCCACAGCCCTCCCCAatgttcctcctcctccgcaAGTAGGCACCGCCTCAGACCAGCAG GTGGAGCCTTCGAGCCCCTATGGGCTGCCAGCCTCTGGCCCAGCTactgctcctcctccagcctCCACCACTCCTGCCTACATGTACTCCCATCAGTACCAGC CCTACCCCCAGGTCAACCAATACCCACCTGGAGCTGGGGGGGCACCTATCTATAACCCTCTTCAATACTCCTCTGCTGCTCCACCTCCTGCTGAGCCCCCCGGCTTTCTCTCTCAGTACACGCATCCCGTCCCCTCTCAGTCAGCACCCTTCTATCCCGGGCAACCTCCTATCAGCCAGTGCCTTTCCTCCTCTGTTCCCTCCAATCGTCCTTTCTTTCCGACCgccccttcctcttcctcctcctcctttgttGCTCCTCCCTCCTCCGGAGCGTCTTTCCAGCATGGCGGGCCAGGATCTCCTGTGTCGTACATGCCGCCGCCGCCTCCACCGAGCGGAGTCTCAG gGCCTCAGAATGGCTGGAACGACCCTCCAGCTCTGAGCAGACCACTAAAAAAGAAG CAGGTTCCAGAGCACTACACCCCACCTGCCCCCATCACTGCTCCCATCATGGCTCCACTGGGAGGTGACCCTCAGGCCCAGCCGGTGTCCTCTGGGGCCCCTCAGGCCATGGTCCAGGGCCCGCAAGGGGTCCAGGGCCCGCACGGTGTCCAGGCCCCCTACTCAGGCatgcaccagcagcagcagcagcagcagcagcagcagcagcagctccccCCACAAACTATGAACCCAGCAATGCCCAAGACCAGTATGGAGGGTGCCCCAGGAGCACCTACAGGAGACGTCATACAG CCTCTGCAGTCCATCCCTGCTGAGAAGATCATGAAGAAGCCCATCCCTGATGAGCACCTGGTCCTGAAGACCACGTTCGAGGGTCTCATCCAGAAGTGTTTGGCTGTAGCTACCGACCCT CAAACCAAGAGGAAGCTCGATGATGCCAACAAACGTTTGGAGGCGCTCTACGACAAACTCAGAGAGCAGACA CTCTCTCCCGCCATCGTCGGAGGACTGCATAACATAGCCAGGAGTATAGAGTCTCGATCCTACACGGAGGGCCTCAACATCCACACCCACATCGTCAGTAGCAGCAACTTCAGCGAGACGTCGGCTTTTATGCCCGTGCTCAAGGTGGTGCTGACACAAGCCAACAAACTCGGGGTCTGA
- the sec31a gene encoding protein transport protein Sec31A isoform X1 — protein MKLKEIKRTSIQSWSPAQHHPIYLATGTSAQQLDASFSTNASLEFFELDLAEPSLDMKSCGSLSTSHRYHKLVWAPYGMDNQSHPSGVLIAGGENGNVILYDPAKIMAGESDVVIAESERHTGPVRALDVNPFQTNLVASGGNESEIYIWDMNNFGSPMTPGPKTQPLEDISCVSWNRQVQHILASASPSGRASVWDLRKNDLIIKVSDHSNRMHCSGLAWNPEVATQLVLSSEDDRMPVIQMWDLRFATSPLKILENHTRGVLSIAWSLADPELLLSCGKDNRILCWNPNTAEVLYELPTSSQWCFDIQWCPRNPAVLSAASFDGYIDIYSIMGGSNQAQSQRQADQISNSFGNMDPFGTGQTLPPLQLPQTAAPPATVNPLKKPPKWIRRPVGASFAFGGKLVSLENTKPNPQQPQQPASHVVHVSQVVTETAFLKRSDQLQATLSAGSFVDFCQEKVDAAENEFERTVWSFLKANFESDIRSKFLELLGYNKEELALKISAALEEKPADPPKVDVPAPASVQPVADLSVMPPVADLSLAPPVADLSLAPPIADLSLAPPVADLSFAPPVADLSFAPPVADLSFVPPVDTPEAAFDMIAAANLQPAATLELDSSAPDPDTEEPAAADPEDALTGEPEANVDQVLPEEAEEKAEEDVEVEAEEDVKVEAVEEVEEKAEEEAKVEEEEEIPLEEETAAPVEEELSPAETSAPVEEPAEVPAPAPAPAPAPAPAPAPAEGVSLSISQDVDGLITQALLTGDFEGAVELCLHDNRMADSIILAIAGGADLLERTQKKYFTKTHSKITKLISAVVMKDWHDILKTCELQNWKEALAAVMTYAQPEEFSSLCDLLGGRLEAAQDAQLQAQACLCYICAGNVEKLVSCWTRAQDGHCPLSLQDLVEKVVVMRRAVELTQRSGPAAIGILLAEKMSQYANLLASQGSLSTAITYLPDNTNQVAVQQLRDRLSRALGQQQAAAAVVAPAAPVQTPRAQTRMPAPQAQHISTPLPRHPFTPVQPAMVPQPSVAPPAPMPTPASAPAQPQPQYYQPVRAASTVTSWSNQTPTALPNVPPPPQVGTASDQQVEPSSPYGLPASGPATAPPPASTTPAYMYSHQYQPYPQVNQYPPGAGGAPIYNPLQYSSAAPPPAEPPGFLSQYTHPVPSQSAPFYPGQPPISQCLSSSVPSNRPFFPTAPSSSSSSFVAPPSSGASFQHGGPGSPVSYMPPPPPPSGVSGTQLSPELIPASQRTGPQNGWNDPPALSRPLKKKQVPEHYTPPAPITAPIMAPLGGDPQAQPVSSGAPQAMVQGPQGVQGPHGVQAPYSGMHQQQQQQQQQQQQLPPQTMNPAMPKTSMEGAPGAPTGDVIQPLQSIPAEKIMKKPIPDEHLVLKTTFEGLIQKCLAVATDPQTKRKLDDANKRLEALYDKLREQTLSPAIVGGLHNIARSIESRSYTEGLNIHTHIVSSSNFSETSAFMPVLKVVLTQANKLGV, from the exons atGAAACTTAAAGAGATCAAGCGTACATCCATCCAGAGCTGGAGTCCTGCACAGCACCACCCCATCTACCTGGCAACAG GAACATCAGCCCAGCAGCTGGATGCCTCCTTCAGCACTAATGCCTCCTTGGAGTTTTTTGAGCTGGATTTAGCTGAACCATCACTGGACATGAAATCATGTGGCAGCTTGTCCACCTCTCACAG ATACCACAAACTGGTTTGGGCTCCCTATGGAATGGACAACCAAAGTCACCCATCCGGGGTCCTCATCGCAGGAGGCGAGAACGGCAACGTCATCCTGTACGACCCTGCGAAGATCATGGCGGGAGAGAGCGACGTGGTCATCGCCGAGAGCGAGCGGCACACGGGACCAGTGAGAGCGCTCGATGTCAACCCTTTCCAG ACAAACCTGGTTGCATCAGGCGGGAATGAGTCTGAAATCTATATCTGGGATATGAATAACTTCGGCTCTCCAATGACACCGGGACCTAAAACTcag CCTCTGGAGGACATCAGCTGTGTGTCATGGAACAGACAGGTGCAACACATCCTGGCGTCTGCCAGCCCCAGCGGCCGAGCCTCAGTGTGGGACCTCCGCAAGAACGACCTCATTATTAAAGTCAGCGACCACAGCAACAGA ATGCATTGCTCTGGACTGGCTTGGAACCCAGAAGTGGCCACTCAGCTGGTCTTGTCCTCCGAGGACGATCGGATGCCGGTCATCCAGATGTGGGATTTACGTTTTGCTACCTCTCCTCTCAAGATTTTAGAGAATCATACACG GGGTGTCCTGTCCATCGCCTGGAGTTTGGCTGATCCCGAGCTGCTACTGAGTTGCGGGAAGGACAACAGGATACTGTGCTGGAATCCAAACACAGCAGAG GTGCTGTACGAGTTGCCCACCAGCAGCCAGTGGTGCTTCGACATCCAGTGGTGCCCCAGGAACCCTGCCGTGCTGTCGGCCGCGAGCTTTGACGGATACATCGACATCTATTCCATCATGGGAGGCAGCAACCAGGCGCAGAGCCAGAGACAGGCCGACCAG ATTAGTAACTCGTTCGGTAACATGGATCCTTTCGGGACGGGACAAACGTTGCCGCCGCTGCAGCTGCCTCAGACCGCTGCTCCTCCAGCGACAGTCAACCCCCTGAAGAAGCCCCCCAAGTGGATCCGCAGACCCGTAGGAGCATCGTTCGCT TTCGGCGGGAAGCTGGTATCTCTGGAGAACACAAAGCCGAACCCTCAGCAGCCTCAGCAGCCCGCTTCACACGTCGTACACGTCAGCCAGGTCGTTACGGAAACGGCCTTTTTGAAGCGATCCGATCAGCTGCAGGCCACCCTGAGCGCTGGCAGCTTTGTGGATTTCTGCCAGGAGAAGGTCGACGCAGCCGAAAATGAGTTTGAAAGGACGGTTTGGTCTTTCCTCAAG gCTAATTTTGAAAGTGATATCCGCAGCAAGTTCCTGGAACTTCTGGGCTACAACAAAGAGGAGCTAGCTTTAAAG ATTTCAGCAGCACTAGAGGAAAAGCCTGCTGATCCTCCAAAG GTGGACGTGCCCGCTCCAGCCAGCGTGCAGCCTGTTGCAGACCTCAGCGTCATGCCGCCCGTTGCAGATCTCAGCTTGGCGCCGCCTGTCGCAGACCTCAGCTTGGCGCCGCCCATCGCAGACCTCAGCTTGGCGCCGCCTGTCGCAGACCTCAGCTTTGCGCCGCCGGTTGCAGACCTCAGCTTTGCGCCGCCGGTTGCAGACCTCAGCTTTGTGCCGCCTGTCGACACTCCAGAGGCAGCGTTCGACATGATTGCCGCTGCGAACCTTCAGCCAGCCGCCACGCTCGAACTGGACTCCTCCGCTCCTGACCCCGACACCGAGGAGCCAGCCGCAGCAGATCCAGAGGACGCTCTTACTGGTGAACCAGAGGCAAATGTGGACCAGGTTCTCCCagaggaggctgaggagaaGGCTGAGGAGGATGTTGAGGTGGAGGCTGAGGAGGATGTCAAGGTGGAGGCTGTGGAGGAGGTTGAGGAGAAGGCTGAGGAGGAGGCtaaggtggaggaggaggaggagatccCCTTGGAAGAG GAGACGGCAGCACCGGTGGAAGAGGAGCTCAGTCCCGCTGAGACCTCTGCTCCAGTCGAGGAGCCCGCTGAGGTTCCAGCTcctgctccagctccagctccagctccagctcctgcTCCAGCTCCTGCAGAAGGAGTCAGTCTCAGCATCAGTCAAG ACGTGGACGGACTGATCACACAAGCTCTGCTGACTGGAGACTTTGAGGGAGCTGTGGAGCtctgtctccatgacaaccgTATGGCAGACAGCATCATCCTGGCCATCGCCGGCGGGGCCGACCTCTTGGAGAGAACCCAGAAGaagtatttcacaaaaacacacagcaagatTACCAAG CTGATCAGTGCAGTGGTGATGAAGGACTGGCACGACATCCTGAAGACGTGCGAGCTGCAGAACTGGAAGGAGGCTCTGGCTGCTGTCATGACCTACGCTCAGCCCGAGGagttctcttctctctgtg ACCTTCTCGGGGGCAGACTGGAGGCAGCGCAGGACGCCCAGCTTCAAGCTCAGGCCTGTCTGTGTTACATCTGTGCCGGTAACGTGGAGAAACTCGTGTCTTGCTGGACCAGAGCGCAGGACGGACACTGTCCACTCTCTCTGCAG GACCTGGTGGAGAAAGTGGTGGTGATGCGTCGTGCGGTCGAGCTGACTCAGCGCTCTGGTCCCGCTGCTATCGGCATCCTGCTGGCTGAGAAGATGAGCCAGTACGCCAACTTACTGGCCTCCCAGGGCAGCCTGTCCACCGCCATCACCTACCTGCCTGACAACACCAACCAG GTCGCCGTGCAGCAGCTTCGCGACCGACTCAGTCGGGCTCTCGGGCAGCAGcaggcggcggcggcggtggtcGCCCCTGCGGCTCCGGTTCAGACCCCGAGAGCTCAGACTCGGATGCCGGCTCCTCAGGCTCAGCACATCTCAACTCCTCTGCCCCGGCACCCGTTCACTCCGGTCCAGCCTGCCATGGTGCCTCAGCCCAGCGTAGCACCTCCAGCTCCCATGCCTACACCTGCCTCCGCACCAGCGCAACCGCAGCCGCAGTATTACCAACCA GTGAGGGCTGCCTCCACTGTCACCTCCTGGAGTAACCAAACTCCCACAGCCCTCCCCAatgttcctcctcctccgcaAGTAGGCACCGCCTCAGACCAGCAG GTGGAGCCTTCGAGCCCCTATGGGCTGCCAGCCTCTGGCCCAGCTactgctcctcctccagcctCCACCACTCCTGCCTACATGTACTCCCATCAGTACCAGC CCTACCCCCAGGTCAACCAATACCCACCTGGAGCTGGGGGGGCACCTATCTATAACCCTCTTCAATACTCCTCTGCTGCTCCACCTCCTGCTGAGCCCCCCGGCTTTCTCTCTCAGTACACGCATCCCGTCCCCTCTCAGTCAGCACCCTTCTATCCCGGGCAACCTCCTATCAGCCAGTGCCTTTCCTCCTCTGTTCCCTCCAATCGTCCTTTCTTTCCGACCgccccttcctcttcctcctcctcctttgttGCTCCTCCCTCCTCCGGAGCGTCTTTCCAGCATGGCGGGCCAGGATCTCCTGTGTCGTACATGCCGCCGCCGCCTCCACCGAGCGGAGTCTCAGGTACACAGCTCTCCCCTGAGCTGATCCCCGCCTCTCAGAGAACAG gGCCTCAGAATGGCTGGAACGACCCTCCAGCTCTGAGCAGACCACTAAAAAAGAAG CAGGTTCCAGAGCACTACACCCCACCTGCCCCCATCACTGCTCCCATCATGGCTCCACTGGGAGGTGACCCTCAGGCCCAGCCGGTGTCCTCTGGGGCCCCTCAGGCCATGGTCCAGGGCCCGCAAGGGGTCCAGGGCCCGCACGGTGTCCAGGCCCCCTACTCAGGCatgcaccagcagcagcagcagcagcagcagcagcagcagcagctccccCCACAAACTATGAACCCAGCAATGCCCAAGACCAGTATGGAGGGTGCCCCAGGAGCACCTACAGGAGACGTCATACAG CCTCTGCAGTCCATCCCTGCTGAGAAGATCATGAAGAAGCCCATCCCTGATGAGCACCTGGTCCTGAAGACCACGTTCGAGGGTCTCATCCAGAAGTGTTTGGCTGTAGCTACCGACCCT CAAACCAAGAGGAAGCTCGATGATGCCAACAAACGTTTGGAGGCGCTCTACGACAAACTCAGAGAGCAGACA CTCTCTCCCGCCATCGTCGGAGGACTGCATAACATAGCCAGGAGTATAGAGTCTCGATCCTACACGGAGGGCCTCAACATCCACACCCACATCGTCAGTAGCAGCAACTTCAGCGAGACGTCGGCTTTTATGCCCGTGCTCAAGGTGGTGCTGACACAAGCCAACAAACTCGGGGTCTGA